Proteins from a genomic interval of Actinomycetota bacterium:
- a CDS encoding DUF433 domain-containing protein, which translates to MLVNWRDHIVSTADVLHGKPRIKGMRIPVSLILGYLASGMSAGEIIEEFPDLTKEHIAVCLDYARDLSDFEAAV; encoded by the coding sequence ATGCTGGTAAACTGGCGAGACCATATTGTAAGCACCGCTGATGTACTTCACGGTAAGCCGCGCATCAAAGGCATGCGCATTCCCGTAAGTCTTATTCTCGGATACCTGGCTTCAGGTATGTCGGCCGGAGAGATAATCGAGGAGTTTCCAGACCTTACTAAAGAGCATATAGCCGTTTGTCTGGATTATGCCCGGGATTTATCAGATTTCGAGGCTGCGGTGTAA
- a CDS encoding RsbRD N-terminal domain-containing protein produces MATKLNDILRKKKSAILKRWLDVISATYSGEAAAFLKGQKNKFTGPVGYTIHEGLEGLVDGLIDEAPFVEIAPYLESIIKVRAVQDFSPSQAVAFIFHLKKIISEESQNTSDTRGAVDAAALTAFELKIDTLALISFDLYMEARDKIYQLKTNESNDMVFRLLQKERRLCEMQEQGLGQGPNIETPILK; encoded by the coding sequence ATGGCGACTAAGCTTAATGACATCTTAAGAAAGAAGAAGTCCGCTATCTTAAAGCGATGGCTCGATGTGATATCGGCTACGTATTCCGGTGAAGCCGCAGCTTTCCTAAAGGGCCAAAAAAACAAGTTTACGGGTCCGGTAGGATATACCATCCACGAGGGATTAGAAGGGCTTGTCGATGGCCTCATCGACGAGGCGCCTTTCGTGGAGATTGCTCCTTATCTCGAGAGTATCATCAAAGTCAGAGCCGTGCAGGACTTTTCTCCCTCTCAAGCCGTAGCCTTCATCTTCCATCTGAAAAAGATAATCAGTGAGGAATCACAGAATACGAGCGATACGCGGGGCGCTGTAGATGCTGCGGCATTGACTGCGTTCGAGTTAAAAATAGACACCCTTGCACTTATATCCTTTGATTTATACATGGAAGCACGCGATAAGATATATCAGCTCAAAACTAACGAGTCGAATGATATGGTCTTCAGATTGCTTCAGAAGGAACGCAGGTTATGTGAGATGCAAGAGCAGGGTCTAGGGCAAGGTCCGAATATTGAAACACCAATTTTAAAATAA
- the dsrM gene encoding sulfate reduction electron transfer complex DsrMKJOP subunit DsrM translates to MGALFSLAVVLLLSLVAYVGVEFVGMQSFFGIVIPYVAVLTIIVGVVYRVVTWGKSPVPFAISTSCGQQKSLPWINQSKLDNPSTTSGVIGRMALEILLFRSLFRNNTSELREGRLAYSSGKWLWLAALAFHWTFLIVLIRHMRFFAEPSPVYVSALESLDGFMQIGAPRLYMTGAILLVAVGYLLYRRLAVRTVRYISLAADYFPLFLIISIATTGILMRYFFKVDIVSVKELTMGLIGFSPVIPEGIGVIFYIHVFLVSTLFVYFPFSKLVHAGGVFLSPTRNLANDSRMKRHINPWNYPVKLHPYEEYEDDFREKMENAGIPVEIPSAKAPAEAESESGNEKNDAEIPVGEE, encoded by the coding sequence ATGGGAGCCTTATTTTCCTTGGCTGTAGTTTTGTTACTTAGCTTGGTCGCCTATGTTGGGGTCGAGTTTGTCGGCATGCAGTCTTTCTTCGGAATCGTTATACCTTATGTTGCCGTTCTAACAATCATCGTTGGAGTTGTCTATCGCGTAGTAACGTGGGGAAAGTCGCCCGTACCCTTTGCTATCTCGACATCCTGCGGTCAGCAAAAATCTCTGCCGTGGATAAACCAGAGCAAACTCGACAACCCCTCCACCACCAGCGGTGTAATCGGCAGAATGGCGCTCGAGATACTTCTTTTCCGTTCGCTGTTTAGAAACAACACCAGCGAATTGAGAGAAGGGCGGCTTGCCTATAGTTCCGGCAAGTGGCTGTGGTTGGCGGCGTTAGCGTTTCACTGGACGTTCTTGATTGTTCTAATTCGACACATGAGGTTTTTCGCGGAGCCCTCTCCCGTATATGTGAGCGCATTAGAGAGCCTCGATGGTTTTATGCAAATCGGCGCTCCAAGGCTATATATGACAGGTGCGATATTGTTGGTGGCGGTGGGCTACCTCCTATACCGGAGGCTTGCTGTACGCACAGTCCGCTATATCTCACTTGCAGCCGATTATTTTCCGCTCTTTTTGATAATATCGATTGCTACCACCGGTATCCTCATGAGGTATTTCTTCAAGGTGGATATTGTGAGCGTAAAAGAGCTGACAATGGGCTTGATTGGCTTCAGCCCCGTCATCCCGGAGGGAATCGGCGTTATCTTCTATATCCACGTATTTCTTGTCAGCACCCTCTTTGTTTACTTCCCATTTAGCAAACTGGTCCATGCGGGCGGCGTGTTCCTCAGCCCAACAAGAAATCTGGCAAACGATAGCCGCATGAAAAGACATATCAACCCATGGAATTATCCCGTCAAGCTCCATCCATACGAAGAGTATGAGGATGATTTCAGGGAGAAGATGGAGAACGCTGGAATACCAGTCGAAATCCCCTCAGCAAAAGCGCCCGCGGAGGCTGAGAGCGAATCCGGCAATGAAAAGAACGACGCTGAGATACCAGTGGGAGAGGAGTGA
- a CDS encoding (Fe-S)-binding protein, producing the protein MAKKKPEELSKINYSLPYTGWMYNPVEFQDGMFCNASKPESLNTVDFPNARKWSVKDEDWSLPENWKEIVLEAMEDRLKKYRSFRLFMDICVRCGACADKCHFFLGTGDPKNMPVLRAELIRSVYRRYFTTSGKMMGKHGGGRELTLDVLKEWWYYFYQCSECRRCSVFCPYGIDQAEITMIGREILNLLGLNIEWIAGPVANCFMKGNHLGLEPHTIKSNFDFMIDDIEEITGVKVDPSFNRKGAEVLFVAPSGDMFGDPGTYTCMGYMMLFHEIGLDYTWSTYASEGGNFGFFTSNEMAKRLNSKIYAEAQRLGVKWIIGGECGHMWRVMHQYMDTWNGPADFLEVPVSPITGTKFENAGSTKMIHIAEFTADLIKHGKLNLDPSRNDHLKVTFHDSCNTSRGMGILDEPRYVIRNVCNNFYEMPEDTIREKTFCCGSGSGLNASENMELRLRGGFPRANAVKHVRQHHGVNMLANMCAIDRAALPPLMNYWVPGVDVAGMHELVANALVMKGEKERTQDMRLEDLPEKEGAEDV; encoded by the coding sequence ATGGCAAAGAAGAAACCAGAAGAGCTGTCAAAGATAAATTACAGCCTTCCCTATACGGGTTGGATGTATAACCCGGTTGAATTCCAAGACGGAATGTTTTGCAACGCGAGCAAGCCCGAAAGCCTCAATACCGTCGATTTCCCGAATGCTCGGAAGTGGTCGGTAAAAGACGAGGACTGGAGCCTGCCCGAGAACTGGAAAGAGATAGTCCTAGAAGCCATGGAAGACAGGCTTAAGAAGTATCGTTCCTTCCGGCTTTTCATGGATATCTGTGTAAGATGCGGTGCATGCGCCGATAAGTGTCATTTCTTTCTCGGCACGGGAGACCCCAAGAATATGCCTGTTCTCAGGGCAGAGCTTATAAGGTCGGTCTACAGGAGATATTTCACCACATCCGGCAAGATGATGGGGAAACACGGAGGCGGCAGAGAGCTTACCTTAGATGTCCTCAAAGAGTGGTGGTATTATTTCTACCAATGCTCGGAATGCCGTCGCTGTTCGGTCTTTTGCCCGTACGGCATCGACCAGGCCGAGATTACAATGATAGGCAGGGAGATACTCAATCTTCTCGGCCTAAACATAGAGTGGATTGCGGGTCCCGTGGCAAACTGCTTTATGAAGGGTAACCACCTAGGTCTCGAGCCGCACACGATAAAAAGCAACTTTGACTTCATGATAGACGACATAGAGGAGATAACGGGCGTCAAGGTTGACCCGAGCTTCAACCGCAAAGGTGCCGAAGTTCTCTTCGTTGCGCCATCCGGCGACATGTTCGGCGACCCCGGCACATATACGTGCATGGGTTACATGATGCTCTTCCATGAGATTGGCCTTGACTATACTTGGAGCACCTACGCGTCCGAAGGTGGAAACTTCGGTTTCTTTACCTCGAACGAGATGGCCAAGCGGCTCAACTCCAAGATTTACGCCGAGGCCCAAAGGTTGGGCGTAAAATGGATAATCGGCGGCGAATGCGGCCACATGTGGAGGGTCATGCATCAGTACATGGACACCTGGAACGGGCCCGCTGATTTTCTCGAGGTTCCGGTTTCGCCCATAACAGGCACCAAGTTTGAAAATGCCGGTTCCACAAAGATGATTCATATCGCTGAATTTACCGCCGACTTGATAAAGCACGGCAAGTTAAATCTTGACCCGTCCCGTAACGACCATCTAAAAGTAACCTTCCATGACTCCTGCAACACCTCGCGGGGCATGGGCATATTAGATGAGCCGAGATATGTCATCAGGAATGTCTGCAACAATTTCTATGAGATGCCTGAGGACACCATCCGGGAGAAGACCTTCTGCTGCGGCAGCGGCTCCGGCCTCAATGCGTCGGAGAACATGGAATTGAGATTGAGAGGCGGTTTCCCAAGAGCGAATGCGGTAAAGCATGTCCGGCAGCATCACGGCGTCAATATGCTGGCTAACATGTGCGCCATTGACAGGGCGGCCTTGCCGCCGTTGATGAATTATTGGGTTCCCGGCGTGGACGTGGCAGGTATGCACGAACTCGTGGCTAACGCCCTAGTGATGAAGGGAGAAAAGGAAAGGACGCAAGACATGCGCCTTGAAGATCTTCCCGAGAAAGAGGGTGCTGAAGATGTATAA
- the dsrJ gene encoding sulfate reduction electron transfer complex DsrMKJOP subunit DsrJ, whose product MYNGGKIILGIVIFLALATYPFFGDIGKATVTPEPNLDTPEIRKLEEKKCVESAEFMKAEHMSLLNKWRDMSVRDETTVYVASDGDRHTVSLQNTCMRCHSNKKEFCDKCHEYTGVKPYCWDCHLAPKEGK is encoded by the coding sequence ATGTATAACGGCGGCAAAATTATTTTAGGAATCGTCATATTCCTGGCTCTTGCGACATATCCGTTCTTTGGTGACATCGGGAAGGCCACTGTTACTCCCGAGCCAAATCTCGATACACCGGAAATACGGAAACTAGAGGAAAAGAAGTGCGTCGAGTCGGCGGAGTTTATGAAAGCCGAGCATATGAGCCTGCTCAATAAGTGGCGGGATATGTCGGTACGCGATGAGACCACGGTCTATGTCGCGAGTGACGGCGATAGGCACACCGTCAGCCTTCAGAATACTTGCATGCGGTGCCATTCGAACAAGAAGGAATTTTGTGATAAATGTCATGAATACACGGGTGTAAAGCCCTACTGCTGGGATTGTCATTTGGCGCCAAAGGAGGGGAAATAA
- a CDS encoding 4Fe-4S dicluster domain-containing protein codes for MGIDRRDFLKMAGASAILAIGGLTIVEDITKDIAQASEFTPESGAITAGKWAMVIDVAKFKTEDDYKRVINACNSIHNIPVIDDPKSEVKWIWADSFEHTFPEEQEEVHMKESLKEMPFLLLCNHCEHPPCVRVCPTKATFKRSDGIVVQDMHRCIGCRFCMAGCPYGSRSFNWIDPRPHIKDENPDYPARMKGVVEKCTFCTERLAVGLEPACVAASNGAMVFGDINDANSEIRKVLSEAYTIRRKPLLGTGPKVYYVIGGADNA; via the coding sequence ATGGGAATCGATAGAAGAGACTTCCTGAAAATGGCCGGTGCCTCCGCAATCTTGGCGATCGGTGGACTGACGATAGTGGAAGATATTACAAAGGATATTGCTCAAGCGTCCGAGTTCACGCCGGAGTCAGGCGCCATTACGGCAGGCAAGTGGGCCATGGTTATCGATGTGGCCAAGTTCAAGACGGAGGACGATTACAAAAGGGTTATAAACGCTTGCAACAGTATCCATAACATCCCTGTTATTGATGACCCGAAAAGCGAGGTCAAGTGGATATGGGCCGACAGCTTCGAGCATACTTTCCCCGAAGAACAAGAGGAGGTGCACATGAAGGAGTCTCTGAAAGAAATGCCTTTTCTCCTGCTGTGCAATCATTGCGAACATCCTCCCTGTGTAAGGGTATGCCCGACAAAGGCCACATTCAAGAGGTCAGACGGAATTGTTGTGCAGGATATGCACCGCTGTATCGGGTGCCGCTTCTGCATGGCCGGATGCCCCTACGGCTCGAGGAGCTTTAACTGGATCGACCCGAGGCCGCATATCAAGGACGAGAACCCCGATTATCCGGCGAGGATGAAGGGCGTCGTCGAGAAGTGCACATTCTGCACGGAGAGGCTCGCAGTGGGTCTTGAGCCCGCCTGCGTGGCGGCATCGAACGGTGCTATGGTATTCGGCGACATAAACGATGCTAACTCTGAAATCAGAAAGGTTCTCAGCGAAGCTTATACAATCAGAAGAAAACCCTTGCTTGGAACAGGTCCAAAAGTCTATTACGTGATAGGGGGTGCTGACAATGCTTGA
- the nrfD gene encoding polysulfide reductase NrfD, with amino-acid sequence MLEKALYGSKNYWIWVLSLLAAISVGFLFYLQQFNTGLGITGMSRDVSWGIYIGQFTFLVGVAASAVMLVIPFYLHNYKKFGKLLILGEFLAVAAVAMCMTFIVVDMGQPMRVANMFLYPTPNSVMFWDATVLLGYLILNITIGWTAMGAERKGTPPPKWVKPLIYLSIPWAFSIHTVTAFLYAGLPGRHYWLTAILAPRFLASAFAAGPALLIILALIVRKVSKFDPGKDAIMAVGKIVAYAMVANVFFLLLEVFTAFYSNIPGHMHAFEYLFAGIYGQGMLVPLMWTSVILAVTALVLLINPRTRGSQNTLVAACVALFASLWIDKGLGLTVGGFVPNPFGTVTEYWPTVPESFIVLGIWALGALILTILYKVAIGVREETAGVEAEH; translated from the coding sequence ATGCTTGAGAAAGCGCTATATGGAAGTAAAAACTACTGGATATGGGTATTGTCGCTACTCGCCGCTATTAGTGTGGGTTTCTTGTTCTACCTTCAGCAGTTTAACACCGGCCTAGGGATAACGGGCATGAGCAGAGATGTCTCATGGGGTATCTACATAGGCCAGTTCACCTTCCTCGTGGGTGTTGCGGCCTCCGCTGTCATGCTTGTCATACCGTTCTATCTGCATAATTATAAGAAGTTCGGTAAGCTGCTTATCCTCGGAGAGTTTTTGGCCGTAGCGGCCGTCGCCATGTGTATGACATTTATTGTTGTAGATATGGGTCAGCCGATGAGGGTCGCGAATATGTTTCTCTACCCAACTCCCAATTCGGTAATGTTCTGGGATGCCACGGTCTTGCTCGGCTATCTGATTCTTAATATTACAATTGGTTGGACAGCTATGGGCGCCGAGCGGAAGGGAACTCCGCCGCCGAAATGGGTCAAGCCGCTAATTTATCTCTCGATACCGTGGGCGTTTAGCATTCACACCGTAACGGCTTTTCTCTACGCGGGTTTACCCGGAAGGCATTACTGGCTTACCGCAATCTTAGCGCCGCGATTTCTCGCTTCCGCGTTTGCCGCGGGGCCCGCATTGCTGATAATCCTGGCCCTGATAGTGAGAAAGGTCTCTAAATTCGACCCCGGAAAAGACGCTATTATGGCAGTCGGCAAGATTGTCGCCTATGCGATGGTGGCAAACGTCTTCTTCCTGCTGCTAGAAGTCTTTACCGCCTTCTACAGCAACATTCCGGGGCATATGCATGCCTTCGAATACCTCTTTGCCGGCATTTATGGGCAAGGGATGCTGGTCCCCTTGATGTGGACTAGCGTCATCCTGGCGGTGACAGCCCTGGTACTCTTAATCAACCCGCGGACACGCGGGTCGCAGAATACTTTGGTAGCGGCCTGTGTGGCACTATTTGCATCGTTGTGGATAGACAAAGGGCTTGGCCTGACGGTCGGCGGATTTGTGCCAAATCCCTTTGGCACAGTAACGGAATACTGGCCGACTGTGCCCGAGTCATTTATAGTTCTTGGGATATGGGCGCTCGGTGCGCTTATACTAACCATTCTGTACAAGGTAGCCATAGGTGTCAGGGAGGAAACCGCCGGCGTAGAGGCAGAACATTAA
- a CDS encoding ATP-binding cassette domain-containing protein, with the protein MNVIETHKLTKSYGAARGIIDVDLVVEEGELFGFIGPNGAGKSTTIRTLLSLIYQTSGSAKIFGKDVVEFGAEIKQEIGYLPSEVYYYDNMKVKDLLDYSASFYKKDCFCRYFPHSLQKRTLYAKRSRAFRRPSGKRSE; encoded by the coding sequence ATGAACGTAATCGAGACGCATAAGCTGACAAAAAGCTATGGCGCGGCAAGGGGAATCATCGATGTGGATCTCGTCGTCGAAGAGGGCGAACTCTTTGGTTTTATCGGACCCAACGGTGCCGGCAAATCGACTACGATTCGTACCCTCCTTTCATTAATCTACCAGACCAGCGGCAGCGCCAAGATATTTGGAAAAGACGTCGTTGAATTCGGAGCTGAAATCAAGCAGGAAATCGGGTATTTGCCGTCCGAGGTCTATTACTACGACAATATGAAGGTCAAGGATTTGCTCGATTATTCCGCGAGCTTCTATAAGAAGGACTGCTTTTGTAGATATTTCCCGCATTCGCTACAGAAACGGACACTTTACGCAAAACGCTCGAGGGCTTTCCGCCGGCCTTCAGGAAAGCGTTCGGAGTGA
- a CDS encoding DUF3795 domain-containing protein, producing MADKQVFASITYPAIGVCGLSCILCPNYNRETKSRCPGCKTEFRFAAPCSILCCALKKKGVEFCWDCPEGETCEKWQHHREFSRANDTFICYQMLEDNISVVNQHGISAFEKAQNERARLLKELLNEFNEGRSKSYYCIAATIFDIDELKGAIDTARNKSADLDIKSKAKLMHAILDDIAERQGYILKLRK from the coding sequence ATGGCAGATAAGCAAGTCTTCGCGTCAATAACATATCCGGCTATCGGGGTCTGTGGGCTTTCTTGCATTTTGTGCCCGAACTACAACCGGGAGACCAAAAGCAGGTGTCCCGGTTGCAAAACGGAATTTCGTTTTGCAGCCCCATGTTCTATCCTTTGTTGCGCTTTAAAGAAGAAAGGCGTCGAGTTTTGTTGGGACTGCCCGGAAGGTGAAACCTGCGAGAAATGGCAGCACCACAGGGAGTTCAGCAGAGCCAATGATACGTTCATCTGTTATCAGATGCTGGAAGACAATATCTCTGTTGTTAATCAGCACGGAATAAGCGCTTTTGAGAAGGCACAAAATGAGCGGGCGCGGCTTCTTAAGGAGCTATTAAATGAATTCAATGAAGGCCGCTCGAAAAGCTATTATTGCATAGCGGCGACCATTTTCGATATCGATGAGCTGAAAGGAGCCATCGATACGGCAAGAAATAAATCAGCAGACCTCGATATTAAAAGCAAAGCGAAATTAATGCATGCGATTCTCGATGATATAGCTGAACGACAGGGATATATTCTGAAGCTACGGAAGTGA
- a CDS encoding PadR family transcriptional regulator, translating to MSLRHAMLGLLTFKPMTGYELKSVFDNSINHFWNAQLSQIYRELGGLEDKGHIVSRVELQHGKPDKKIYSITEEGDSELQRWLESSPKTLSMPMRDELTLRVFFGSRVAAKELIYILQGFIRERQEALAALRFIGECLDGFMCEGTHAQDAFYQKLTLVRGLKFFAADIEWAEESIEQLERRERQSED from the coding sequence ATGTCGTTACGTCATGCGATGCTCGGGCTTCTGACGTTTAAGCCGATGACGGGGTATGAGCTGAAGTCGGTCTTCGACAATTCCATAAACCACTTCTGGAATGCCCAGCTCAGCCAAATCTATCGTGAACTCGGTGGCCTGGAGGACAAGGGTCACATAGTCTCGCGCGTCGAGCTGCAGCATGGCAAACCGGATAAGAAGATATACAGTATAACGGAAGAAGGCGACAGTGAGCTGCAGCGCTGGCTGGAGTCGTCCCCGAAAACCCTTTCCATGCCGATGCGCGACGAACTCACCCTGCGGGTTTTCTTCGGTTCGCGAGTCGCGGCCAAGGAACTCATATACATCCTGCAGGGATTTATTCGAGAGCGACAAGAGGCCCTGGCGGCCCTGCGTTTCATCGGCGAATGCCTCGATGGCTTTATGTGCGAGGGTACCCATGCCCAGGATGCGTTTTATCAAAAGCTTACTCTGGTCCGTGGACTGAAGTTTTTCGCGGCAGATATAGAGTGGGCCGAGGAGTCTATTGAGCAACTCGAGCGGCGGGAGAGACAAAGCGAGGATTAG
- a CDS encoding NAD(P)H-dependent oxidoreductase, with protein MRITVLNGSPKGSVSVTMQYVKYIQKHLPQHDFTVIDISHNIKGVEREAERFDDIVSQIRASDGVLWAFPVYYLLVPSQYKRFIELIFERGAGEAFAGKHAAVLTTSIHYYDTVARDYMRAVCDDLNMNYVDDFLADMNDLERPEHRKNLVVFAERLIHAIEERRVARRRYEPVVHRPVKYEPGAVDEVTKTNPRRVVVMVDGLDSNSNLAGMVDVFRKSVAAQVDIVDIGATKLKGGCLGCLNCAYDNQCVYKDDMRATYEGRVLTADAVILAGTIHDRHLSSRWKLFFDRSFYRGHIPFFGGKLDGAIISGPLRQNATLNQWLDMFLESYKNTQVGVVTDEYDSSAEITGRLQGFAVELEWVLTNAYEKPQTFYGMSSRLIFRDFVYLSKGVFLADHKHYKSQGFYDFPQKKLKMRANSLMLGSMFRIKPVRTQIQREMKHHMVSGLERVVRES; from the coding sequence ATGAGGATAACCGTTCTTAACGGCAGCCCGAAAGGGAGCGTCAGTGTTACCATGCAGTACGTGAAGTATATTCAGAAACATCTGCCGCAGCACGATTTCACTGTCATCGACATATCGCATAATATAAAGGGCGTCGAGCGCGAAGCCGAGAGGTTTGATGATATCGTCTCCCAGATAAGGGCGAGCGATGGCGTCTTGTGGGCGTTTCCGGTCTATTACCTGCTGGTACCCTCGCAATACAAACGCTTTATAGAGCTTATCTTCGAGCGCGGGGCCGGGGAGGCGTTTGCGGGCAAGCACGCCGCCGTTCTCACGACCTCCATCCATTACTACGATACGGTCGCGCGCGATTACATGCGCGCGGTCTGCGACGACCTCAACATGAACTACGTCGACGACTTCCTCGCCGACATGAACGACCTTGAGCGTCCCGAACACCGTAAGAACCTCGTAGTTTTTGCGGAGCGCCTCATCCATGCCATCGAAGAGCGCAGAGTTGCGCGCCGACGGTATGAGCCTGTAGTACACAGGCCGGTCAAGTACGAGCCGGGAGCAGTGGACGAAGTTACGAAGACGAACCCGCGCCGGGTCGTGGTCATGGTCGATGGGCTGGATAGCAATTCGAACCTCGCCGGGATGGTGGATGTATTTAGAAAATCGGTTGCCGCGCAGGTCGATATCGTGGATATCGGTGCTACTAAACTTAAGGGTGGTTGTTTGGGTTGCCTCAACTGTGCGTATGATAATCAATGCGTCTATAAGGACGACATGCGCGCTACTTACGAAGGACGTGTCCTGACAGCGGATGCCGTTATCCTTGCCGGCACCATACACGATCGCCATCTCTCCTCGCGATGGAAACTCTTCTTCGATCGGTCATTCTACCGGGGTCATATACCTTTCTTCGGCGGGAAGTTGGACGGCGCCATCATTTCGGGGCCGCTCAGGCAGAACGCCACATTAAATCAGTGGCTCGATATGTTCTTGGAGAGCTATAAAAACACGCAGGTCGGCGTCGTGACCGACGAATATGACAGTTCCGCCGAGATTACCGGGCGGTTGCAAGGTTTTGCCGTCGAGCTGGAGTGGGTGCTCACCAATGCCTACGAGAAACCACAGACTTTCTACGGCATGAGTTCACGTCTGATATTCAGGGATTTCGTCTACTTGTCGAAGGGTGTCTTCCTCGCAGACCATAAACATTACAAGAGCCAAGGATTTTACGATTTTCCGCAAAAGAAGCTCAAGATGCGGGCGAACAGCCTGATGCTCGGCTCTATGTTCCGCATAAAGCCGGTGCGCACCCAGATTCAGCGCGAGATGAAGCACCACATGGTCTCCGGGTTAGAAAGGGTCGTGCGGGAGAGCTAG
- a CDS encoding formate/nitrite transporter family protein has product MTEIFGFDAFSPKEIAARVETVGVAKARLPLLSVLMLSVMAGAFIGLGALYFVLIKSDPSMGFAVIQVLGGVAFSLGLILVVVAGAELFTGNNLLAMAWADRKITTLDLLRNWAVVCVGKFIGAVGLALLVFLSRHPEMNNGAIAQEYVRIAAAKVALPFWTAFFKGVFCNVLVCMAVWMAFAGRSVIDKAVAIVFPVSAFVVAGFEHSVANMYIIPLAMLL; this is encoded by the coding sequence ATGACTGAAATCTTCGGTTTCGATGCTTTTTCGCCCAAAGAAATCGCCGCGCGGGTCGAAACAGTCGGCGTGGCTAAGGCGCGCTTGCCGCTCCTCTCCGTGCTGATGCTGAGCGTGATGGCCGGAGCCTTCATCGGCTTGGGTGCGCTCTATTTTGTACTTATCAAATCCGACCCTTCGATGGGCTTTGCCGTGATACAGGTGCTCGGCGGCGTAGCTTTCTCTTTAGGGTTGATTCTCGTGGTCGTCGCCGGCGCGGAGCTATTTACCGGCAACAACCTGCTCGCGATGGCCTGGGCCGACAGGAAGATCACCACGCTCGATTTGCTCAGAAACTGGGCGGTCGTCTGTGTCGGCAAGTTCATCGGCGCAGTCGGTTTAGCGCTGCTCGTTTTTCTCTCCCGTCATCCTGAAATGAACAACGGCGCTATCGCGCAGGAATATGTCAGGATTGCCGCAGCCAAGGTCGCGCTGCCGTTCTGGACGGCCTTTTTCAAAGGCGTCTTCTGTAACGTTCTAGTGTGCATGGCGGTGTGGATGGCGTTTGCCGGACGAAGCGTTATCGACAAGGCTGTCGCGATTGTCTTTCCCGTATCCGCGTTTGTAGTTGCCGGCTTCGAACACTCCGTCGCCAACATGTACATTATCCCGCTCGCGATGCTGCTGTAG
- a CDS encoding methyltransferase domain-containing protein, whose amino-acid sequence MGKEQGKALLRETFDSVSGVFDCEALRFFRDSAKHLGACLELSGGERVLDVATGTGHAALAIASRLPRGQVTGVDFSPGMLAQARKKAAALDLSNVLFLERDMQTLGFPPDYFDAAVSAFGVFFACDMDAQLSHITSTVKPGGQVAISEFQENIFCPLANLLFDRLAAYGVKQRLHDWKRIADEKECKKLFERAGLEDIRVDEKNMGYYVDSAEKWWDVIWNAGFRRLVSQLTPGGLERFKREHLQEVDSLKTTDGIWLEVGVLFTVGTKP is encoded by the coding sequence ATGGGCAAAGAGCAGGGCAAGGCACTACTGAGAGAGACGTTTGATTCCGTCTCAGGAGTATTCGATTGTGAAGCGTTGCGGTTCTTTCGCGATAGCGCCAAACATCTGGGCGCCTGTCTTGAACTAAGCGGCGGCGAGCGCGTGCTCGATGTGGCCACCGGGACCGGCCATGCGGCTCTGGCCATCGCCTCGCGTCTGCCTCGGGGGCAGGTTACGGGTGTGGATTTCTCGCCGGGCATGCTCGCGCAGGCGCGGAAAAAAGCGGCGGCGCTTGATTTGAGCAACGTTCTCTTCCTCGAACGTGATATGCAAACCCTGGGGTTTCCACCCGATTATTTCGATGCCGCCGTCTCCGCATTCGGCGTCTTCTTCGCCTGCGATATGGACGCCCAGCTTTCACACATCACGTCCACAGTTAAGCCCGGTGGCCAGGTCGCCATCTCCGAGTTCCAGGAAAACATCTTTTGCCCCCTGGCGAATCTCCTGTTCGACCGGCTTGCGGCGTACGGGGTTAAACAACGGTTACATGACTGGAAACGAATCGCGGACGAGAAAGAGTGTAAGAAGCTTTTTGAACGGGCGGGACTTGAAGATATCCGGGTGGATGAGAAAAACATGGGCTACTACGTCGATAGCGCGGAGAAATGGTGGGATGTGATATGGAACGCCGGCTTCCGTAGGCTGGTAAGCCAACTGACGCCCGGCGGCCTTGAGCGCTTTAAGCGCGAACACTTGCAAGAGGTGGACTCGCTAAAAACCACAGATGGGATTTGGCTCGAGGTGGGCGTCCTCTTTACCGTCGGGACGAAGCCGTAA